A window of Synchiropus splendidus isolate RoL2022-P1 chromosome 9, RoL_Sspl_1.0, whole genome shotgun sequence contains these coding sequences:
- the zmiz1a gene encoding zinc finger MIZ domain-containing protein 1a isoform X4: MNTLPSMDRHIQQTNDRLQCIKQHLQNPANFHSAATELLDWCGDPRAFQRPFEQSLMGCLTVVSRVAAQQGFDLDLGYRLLAVCAANRDKFTPKSAALLSSWCEELGRLLLLRHQKNRQNETQGKVPMQPSMNSMKPGLTHSDGSFPYDSVPWQQNTNQPPGSLSVVTTVWGVTNTSQSQVLGNPMANSNNPMNPGGNPMGSGMSASAGGLNSPQFNAQQQQFPSKGGSNQPYMQQGMYSRPGYPGGPGGYSGSYSGGPNPPQGGMGMSSHTRPPGDFTQPAAAAAAAAVAAAAATATATATATVAALQETQNKDMNQYGQMCSSFQMGPAQAYNSQFMNQPSGPRGPPGGMNPASMGSGMNNPNMSGPPMGMNHTRTPGMTPFGAHGQRMPQQGYPGGPRQGMAMQGMKRPYPGEGGYAAQYGPNGQFPPQQGQYPSSNASRPLPSPNYPGQRMPGQQGQGQYPPGMPMSQYYKQEAFNGQNSTFSGGGYSYGQGNGPPRPGNYPHSPVPGNPTPPMTPGSSIPPYLSPNQDVKPQFPPDIKPNMTALPPPPSNPNEELRLTFPVRDGVVLEPFRLEHNLAVSNHVFHLRPSVHQTLMWRSDLELQFKCYHHEDRQMNTNWPASVQVSVNATPLTIERGDNKTSHKPLHLKHVCQPGRNTIQITVTACCCSHLFVLQLVHRPSVRSVLQGLLKKRLLPAEHCITKIKRNFSSVAASTGSTTLNGEDGVEQTAIKVSLKCPITFRRIQLPARGHDCKHVQCFDLESYLQLNCERGTWRCPVCNKTALLEGLEVDQYMWGILNAIQNSEFEEVTIDPTCSWRPVPIKSELPIKEDPDGPLAKRFKTMSPSQMTMPNVMEMIAQLGPGPGPGSGPGPTPYPNNSGQHASGNGGDYPGSGNAYHHSQGSFDFPHGTPTGGGLGGGMGGGGGGGGGGGGPPLNDFIHGPQLSHPPDGPAGLLPQEKPLNHGMSDPMSHDQSHNPMQQSLHASPHPGGQSGPPLHHGSQSGPSLHHGGQSLQPPRQSQQQPPQQPGQNTHPHSDLNFNPSADGPMGPGAQDMPEPSLDLLPELANPDELLSYLDPPDLPSNSNDDLLSLFENN, encoded by the exons ATGAACACGCTACCATCAATGGATCGGCACATCCAGCAGACCAATGACAGGCTGCAGTGCATCAAACAG CACTTACAGAACCCGGCCAACTTCCACTCGGCAGCGACGGAGCTGCTGGACTGGTGTGGGGATCCCCGGGCCTTCCAGCGACCCTTCGAGCAAAGCCTCATGGGATGTCTGACG GTGGTCAGTCGTGTTGCTGCTCAGCAGGGGTTTGACCTGGATCTGGGCTACCGGTTACTGGCTGTGTGTGCCGCCAACAGAGACAAGTTCACCCCCAAGTCTGCAG CCCTGCTGTCGTCGTGGTGCGAGGAGCTGGGTCGCCTCCTCCTGCTGCGTCACCAGAAGAACCGGCAGAACGAAACGCAGGGAAAAGTCCCCATGCAGCCCAGCATGAACAGCATGAAGCCTGGACTCACACACAG CGATGGCTCCTTTCCCTACGACTCAGTCCCCTGGCAACAAAACACTAACCAGCCTCCTGGGTCACTGTCCGTGGTGACAACGGTGTGGGGTGTGACCAACACATCACAGAGCCAG GTTTTGGGGAACCCCATGGCTAACAGCAATAACCCCATGAATCCCGGCGGCAACCCGATGGGGTCAGGGATGTCTGCCAGTGCGGGAGGACTCAACTCGCCGCAGTTCAacgctcagcagcagcagtttcccAGCAAAGGAGGCTCCAACCAGCCGTACATGCAGCAGGGCATGTACAGCCGACCCGGATACCCCGGAGGTCCCGGGGGATACAGTGGGAG TTACTCGGGCGGTCCGAACCCTCCTCAGGGAGGCATGGGCATGAGCTCGCACACGCGCCCGCCTGGTGACTTCACACAGCCTGCCGCCgccgcagccgcagcagcagtcGCCGCTGCAGCCGCCACCGCAACAGCGACCGCCACGGCCACAGTGGCCGCGCTGCAGGAGACCCAGAACAAGGACATGAACCAGTACGGACAG ATGTGTTCGTCGTTCCAAATGGGACCCGCTCAGGCATACAACAGCCAGTTCATGAACCAGCCCTCGGGACCACGAGGACCCCCCGGAGGGATGAACCCAGCTAGCATGGGGTCGGGAATGAACAACCCGAACATGAGCGGGCCTCCCATGGGCATGAACCACACCAGAACACCGGGCATGACGCCCTTTGGCGCCCACGGGCAGAGGATGCCCCAGCAGGGGTATCCAGGGGGACCCAGGCAAGGCATGGCCATGCAGGGGATGAAGAGGCCGTACCCTGGAGAG GGAGGTTACGCCGCTCAGTACGGGCCGAATGGTCAGTTCCCTCCGCAGCAGGGACAGTACCCGTCATCGAACGCTTCCAGACCTCTGCCGTCTCCCAACTATCCGGGCCAGAGGATGCCAGGGCAGCAGGGTCAGGGCCAGTACCCCCCTGGCATGCCCATGAGCCAATACTACAAG CAGGAGGCTTTCAACGGCCAGAACAGCACCTTCTCCGGGGGTGGATACTCATATGGGCAAGGAAACGGG CCTCCCAGACCCGGAAACTACCCCCACTCTCCAGTCCCGGGAAACCCCACGCCCCCCATGACCCCAGGAAGTAGTATTCCTCCTTATCTGTCGCCAAACCAGGATGTGAAGCCCCAGTTTCCTCCAGACATTAAACCAAATATGACAgcacttcctccgcctccat CGAACCCCAACGAGGAGCTGCGGCTAACCTTCCCGGTCAGGGACGGGGTCGTGCTGGAGCCGTTCCGATTGGAGCACAACCTGGCAGTGAGCAACCACGTCTTCCACCTCCGACCCTCCGTCCACCAGACCCTGATGTGGAG GTCCGACCTTGAACTGCAGTTCAAGTGCTACCACCACGAAGACCGGCAGATGAACACCAACTGGCCCGCCTCCGTCCAGGTCAGCGTCAACGCAACGCCGCTGACCATCGAGCGAGGGGACAACAAGACGTCCCACAAACCTTTGCACCTGAAGCACGTCTGCCAGCCGGGGAGGAACACCATCCAGATCACGGTCACTGCCTGCTGCTGC TCGCAcctgtttgtgctgcagctggTCCACCGGCCATCTGTGCGCTCCGTCCTCCAGGGACTCCTGAAGAAGAGGCTCCTACCTGCCGAGCACTGCATCACCAAAA TCAAGAGGAACTTCAGCAGCGTGGCGGCGTCGACGGGCAGCACCACGCTCAACGGCGAAGACGGCGTCGAGCAGACGGCCATCAAAGTGTCCCTGAAATGCCCCATCACCTTCAGGCGCATCCAGCTGCCGGCGAGGGGCCACGACTGCAAACACGTGCAG TGCTTCGATCTGGAGTCGTACCTGCAGCTCAACTGTGAGAGAGGCACGTGGAGGTGTCCTGTATGCAA TAAAACAGCTCTACTGGAGGGTCTGGAAGTGGACCAGTACATGTGGGGAATCCTCAACGCCATCCAGAA CTCTGAGTTTGAAGAGGTGACCATCGACCCCACTTGTAGCTGGAGGCCGGTCCCCATCAAGTCTGAGCTGCCGATCAAAGAGGACCCCGACGGACCGCTGGCCAAGCGCTTCAAGACCATGAGCCCGAGTCAGATGACCATGCCCAATGTGATGGAGATGATCGCTCAGCTGGGGCCTGGACCCGGTCCCGGTTCTGGACCCGGTCCCACCCCGTATCCTAACAACTCCGGGCAACATGCAAGTGGCAACGGTGGAGATTATCCAGGATCAG GAAACGCTTACCACCACAGCCAGGGGAGCTTTGACTTCCCACACGGGACTCCCACCGGTGGTGGACTCGGCGGAGGCatgggaggaggcggcggcggtggcggcggggGAGGGGGCCCGCCCTTGAACGACTTCATCCACGGACCTCAGCTCTCTCACCCACCTGACGGGCCGGCGGGGCTCCTCCCCCAGGAAAAGCCGCTGAACCACGGCATGAGCGACCCG ATGTCACATGATCAGTCCCATAACCCCATGCAGCAGAGCTTGCACGCTTCCCCTCACCCCGGCGGCCAATCGGGGCCTCCCTTGCATCACGGCAGCCAATCGGGGCCGTCCTTGCACCACGGCGGGCAGTCGTTGCAGCCGCCCCGCCAGTCCCAGCAGCAGCCCCCGCAGCAGCCGGGCCAGAACACCCACCCGCACTCCGACCTGAACTTCAACCCCTCCGCGGACGGGCCCATGGGCCCAGGAGCCCAAGACATGCCGGAACCTTCGCTGGAC CTGCTACCAGAACTGGCAAACCCGGACGAGCTGCTATCATACCTGGACCCGCCGGACCTTCCATCCAACAGCAACGACGACCTTCTCTCCCTTTTTGAGAACAACTAA
- the zmiz1a gene encoding zinc finger MIZ domain-containing protein 1a isoform X5, producing the protein MQPSMNSMKPGLTHSDGSFPYDSVPWQQNTNQPPGSLSVVTTVWGVTNTSQSQVLGNPMANSNNPMNPGGNPMGSGMSASAGGLNSPQFNAQQQQFPSKGGSNQPYMQQGMYSRPGYPGGPGGYSGSYSGGPNPPQGGMGMSSHTRPPGDFTQPAAAAAAAAVAAAAATATATATATVAALQETQNKDMNQYGQMCSSFQMGPAQAYNSQFMNQPSGPRGPPGGMNPASMGSGMNNPNMSGPPMGMNHTRTPGMTPFGAHGQRMPQQGYPGGPRQGMAMQGMKRPYPGEGGYAAQYGPNGQFPPQQGQYPSSNASRPLPSPNYPGQRMPGQQGQGQYPPGMPMSQYYKQEAFNGQNSTFSGGGYSYGQGNGPPRPGNYPHSPVPGNPTPPMTPGSSIPPYLSPNQDVKPQFPPDIKPNMTALPPPPSNPNEELRLTFPVRDGVVLEPFRLEHNLAVSNHVFHLRPSVHQTLMWRSDLELQFKCYHHEDRQMNTNWPASVQVSVNATPLTIERGDNKTSHKPLHLKHVCQPGRNTIQITVTACCCSHLFVLQLVHRPSVRSVLQGLLKKRLLPAEHCITKIKRNFSSVAASTGSTTLNGEDGVEQTAIKVSLKCPITFRRIQLPARGHDCKHVQCFDLESYLQLNCERGTWRCPVCNKTALLEGLEVDQYMWGILNAIQNSEFEEVTIDPTCSWRPVPIKSELPIKEDPDGPLAKRFKTMSPSQMTMPNVMEMIAQLGPGPGPGSGPGPTPYPNNSGQHASGNGGDYPGSGNAYHHSQGSFDFPHGTPTGGGLGGGMGGGGGGGGGGGGPPLNDFIHGPQLSHPPDGPAGLLPQEKPLNHGMSDPMSHDQSHNPMQQSLHASPHPGGQSGPPLHHGSQSGPSLHHGGQSLQPPRQSQQQPPQQPGQNTHPHSDLNFNPSADGPMGPGAQDMPEPSLDLLPELANPDELLSYLDPPDLPSNSNDDLLSLFENN; encoded by the exons ATGCAGCCCAGCATGAACAGCATGAAGCCTGGACTCACACACAG CGATGGCTCCTTTCCCTACGACTCAGTCCCCTGGCAACAAAACACTAACCAGCCTCCTGGGTCACTGTCCGTGGTGACAACGGTGTGGGGTGTGACCAACACATCACAGAGCCAG GTTTTGGGGAACCCCATGGCTAACAGCAATAACCCCATGAATCCCGGCGGCAACCCGATGGGGTCAGGGATGTCTGCCAGTGCGGGAGGACTCAACTCGCCGCAGTTCAacgctcagcagcagcagtttcccAGCAAAGGAGGCTCCAACCAGCCGTACATGCAGCAGGGCATGTACAGCCGACCCGGATACCCCGGAGGTCCCGGGGGATACAGTGGGAG TTACTCGGGCGGTCCGAACCCTCCTCAGGGAGGCATGGGCATGAGCTCGCACACGCGCCCGCCTGGTGACTTCACACAGCCTGCCGCCgccgcagccgcagcagcagtcGCCGCTGCAGCCGCCACCGCAACAGCGACCGCCACGGCCACAGTGGCCGCGCTGCAGGAGACCCAGAACAAGGACATGAACCAGTACGGACAG ATGTGTTCGTCGTTCCAAATGGGACCCGCTCAGGCATACAACAGCCAGTTCATGAACCAGCCCTCGGGACCACGAGGACCCCCCGGAGGGATGAACCCAGCTAGCATGGGGTCGGGAATGAACAACCCGAACATGAGCGGGCCTCCCATGGGCATGAACCACACCAGAACACCGGGCATGACGCCCTTTGGCGCCCACGGGCAGAGGATGCCCCAGCAGGGGTATCCAGGGGGACCCAGGCAAGGCATGGCCATGCAGGGGATGAAGAGGCCGTACCCTGGAGAG GGAGGTTACGCCGCTCAGTACGGGCCGAATGGTCAGTTCCCTCCGCAGCAGGGACAGTACCCGTCATCGAACGCTTCCAGACCTCTGCCGTCTCCCAACTATCCGGGCCAGAGGATGCCAGGGCAGCAGGGTCAGGGCCAGTACCCCCCTGGCATGCCCATGAGCCAATACTACAAG CAGGAGGCTTTCAACGGCCAGAACAGCACCTTCTCCGGGGGTGGATACTCATATGGGCAAGGAAACGGG CCTCCCAGACCCGGAAACTACCCCCACTCTCCAGTCCCGGGAAACCCCACGCCCCCCATGACCCCAGGAAGTAGTATTCCTCCTTATCTGTCGCCAAACCAGGATGTGAAGCCCCAGTTTCCTCCAGACATTAAACCAAATATGACAgcacttcctccgcctccat CGAACCCCAACGAGGAGCTGCGGCTAACCTTCCCGGTCAGGGACGGGGTCGTGCTGGAGCCGTTCCGATTGGAGCACAACCTGGCAGTGAGCAACCACGTCTTCCACCTCCGACCCTCCGTCCACCAGACCCTGATGTGGAG GTCCGACCTTGAACTGCAGTTCAAGTGCTACCACCACGAAGACCGGCAGATGAACACCAACTGGCCCGCCTCCGTCCAGGTCAGCGTCAACGCAACGCCGCTGACCATCGAGCGAGGGGACAACAAGACGTCCCACAAACCTTTGCACCTGAAGCACGTCTGCCAGCCGGGGAGGAACACCATCCAGATCACGGTCACTGCCTGCTGCTGC TCGCAcctgtttgtgctgcagctggTCCACCGGCCATCTGTGCGCTCCGTCCTCCAGGGACTCCTGAAGAAGAGGCTCCTACCTGCCGAGCACTGCATCACCAAAA TCAAGAGGAACTTCAGCAGCGTGGCGGCGTCGACGGGCAGCACCACGCTCAACGGCGAAGACGGCGTCGAGCAGACGGCCATCAAAGTGTCCCTGAAATGCCCCATCACCTTCAGGCGCATCCAGCTGCCGGCGAGGGGCCACGACTGCAAACACGTGCAG TGCTTCGATCTGGAGTCGTACCTGCAGCTCAACTGTGAGAGAGGCACGTGGAGGTGTCCTGTATGCAA TAAAACAGCTCTACTGGAGGGTCTGGAAGTGGACCAGTACATGTGGGGAATCCTCAACGCCATCCAGAA CTCTGAGTTTGAAGAGGTGACCATCGACCCCACTTGTAGCTGGAGGCCGGTCCCCATCAAGTCTGAGCTGCCGATCAAAGAGGACCCCGACGGACCGCTGGCCAAGCGCTTCAAGACCATGAGCCCGAGTCAGATGACCATGCCCAATGTGATGGAGATGATCGCTCAGCTGGGGCCTGGACCCGGTCCCGGTTCTGGACCCGGTCCCACCCCGTATCCTAACAACTCCGGGCAACATGCAAGTGGCAACGGTGGAGATTATCCAGGATCAG GAAACGCTTACCACCACAGCCAGGGGAGCTTTGACTTCCCACACGGGACTCCCACCGGTGGTGGACTCGGCGGAGGCatgggaggaggcggcggcggtggcggcggggGAGGGGGCCCGCCCTTGAACGACTTCATCCACGGACCTCAGCTCTCTCACCCACCTGACGGGCCGGCGGGGCTCCTCCCCCAGGAAAAGCCGCTGAACCACGGCATGAGCGACCCG ATGTCACATGATCAGTCCCATAACCCCATGCAGCAGAGCTTGCACGCTTCCCCTCACCCCGGCGGCCAATCGGGGCCTCCCTTGCATCACGGCAGCCAATCGGGGCCGTCCTTGCACCACGGCGGGCAGTCGTTGCAGCCGCCCCGCCAGTCCCAGCAGCAGCCCCCGCAGCAGCCGGGCCAGAACACCCACCCGCACTCCGACCTGAACTTCAACCCCTCCGCGGACGGGCCCATGGGCCCAGGAGCCCAAGACATGCCGGAACCTTCGCTGGAC CTGCTACCAGAACTGGCAAACCCGGACGAGCTGCTATCATACCTGGACCCGCCGGACCTTCCATCCAACAGCAACGACGACCTTCTCTCCCTTTTTGAGAACAACTAA